The Populus trichocarpa isolate Nisqually-1 chromosome 11, P.trichocarpa_v4.1, whole genome shotgun sequence genome has a segment encoding these proteins:
- the LOC7470970 gene encoding photosystem II 10 kDa polypeptide, chloroplastic, with product MATSSVMASSMSLKPAPFTVKKPSLPSLSRRSSFKVEASRSRKSKTDQPYGINGGMDLRGGLDASGRKGKGKGVYQFVDKYGANVDGYSPIYDPKDWSPSGEVYVGGTTGLLIWAVTLAGLLAGGALLVYNTSALVQ from the exons ATGGCAACCAGCTCAGTTATGGCTTCATCAATGAGCCTGAAACCAGCTCCTTTTACAGTCAAGAAACCTTCTCTCCCAAGTCTTTCAAGGAGATCATCTTTCAAAGTTGAGGCTAGTCGTTCGAGGAAGTCCAAGACTGATCAGCCTTATG GAATCAATGGTGGCATGGATTTAAGGGGTGGGCTTGATGCTTCTGGGAGAAAGGGCAAG GGAAAGGGAGTGTACCAATTTGTTGACAAATATGGTGCTAATGTTGATGGATACAG TCCTATCTACGACCCCAAGGATTGGTCTCCAAGTGGTGAAGTTTATGTTGGAG GCACTACTGGTTTGTTGATCTGGGCTGTTACCCTAGCTGGCCTTCTTGCAGGGGGAGCACTTCTTGTTTACAATACAAGTGCCTTAGTACAGTAG